A stretch of DNA from Plasmodium cynomolgi strain B DNA, scaffold: 1030, whole genome shotgun sequence:
aaatatatgaaaattatgattttgtggtttttaattatatttccaGTTACCCTATATAgtagaaaagaaataaaagaaactCCTAATACTGGAACTACTAAACCTATAGTAGTTCTTGAGGATGAACCTCCTGTAGAATCTTCCATGGGAAGAGACAAAGAACCATCTGATTTATATTGTGTTGCTAAACTAGTTTTAGTATTCTCTGGTGCAAACTCGTATCGATATGAACCACCATATTTCGATGAAGGAAGATCTGACTTTAATGCAGGTCTTTTGTCTCTGTGTGTTGTGTCTGTTTCTAATATTgcttcatcattttggcgATCTCTACAAGTAGACGTAGTTAAATTCTCAAATGATTCTTTGaataaattatgaaaataattacaatcATATTTTGTTGTTCGTGCTCCAATACAATTTGAATATGCATGGATATATGTATCAATATAATTTTCCAAGacttctttatatttttggtCACATGTTGTATTAGGATCAAGAGTAtgatgttttattttctcataaTCCTTAGAATAATCAAACAGCAACTTATACTtgttaaatatatctttATCAATTATGTAATAAACACGATCACACACTTTATATTTTCCTGGATTATTATAAATCAGCTCATGATAAATCATGATAATAATTCTTGAGAACTCACTCTTATCTTGTActaaagaatatattttatcacctaaccaataatacaaataCCAACAAAGTCCTTCGTCAAAATCATTTTTGCGAAtagttttttcattatatatatagcaaagagctcttaaaaatattttccgaAATATTTTCTAGAATAGGATAATTTTGatcaatttcttcttttatgtttgagaaaaaaagataattGTCACAACCGTTCGCtccattttcaaatttagaATACTTAGAATATGAtgttaattcttttaaatgcTCTACcttaaggtaaaaaaataaaataatacatacaaTATACGgagatatatttaaaatatgggatctttaaatataacatataagGAATTACCTATGTaaattaatatgtataattcACAAACAAATTAGCTGTGTACCGTTAAATGCTCTGTCATTATTACGTAAAATGAAttcttatattatataaatattaataaaaaataaaatataatgcaacataacatttaattaatgaaaaaaaaaataataatataaattcattttgaaagtacaataaaaatgagaaattatTATGAATTTT
This window harbors:
- a CDS encoding hypothetical protein (putative) — encoded protein: DKIYSLVQDKSEFSRIIIMIYHELIYNNPGKYKVCDRVYYIIDKDIFNKYKLLFDYSKDYEKIKHHTLDPNTTCDQKYKEVLENYIDTYIHAYSNCIGARTTKYDCNYFHNLFKESFENLTTSTCRDRQNDEAILETDTTHRDKRPALKSDLPSSKYGGSYRYEFAPENTKTSLATQYKSDGSLSLPMEDSTGGSSSRTTIGLVVPVLGVSFISFLLYR